The Eublepharis macularius isolate TG4126 chromosome 12, MPM_Emac_v1.0, whole genome shotgun sequence genomic sequence attagagacactaaacaatttgaaaaatggcagaggaagatctctgactttgtgtgggcaggcaagaaaccacgagtaaaaatgaaagtcttgtgtgacgctaaagaacaaggtggactgcagttgccgaatattagactatatcatgaagcaatatgtttagtttagttaaaagagtggatgtcactgaaagatcgCAAGCTCTTAACATtagaaggttataagaagttgtttggatggcatgcctacttgtggcaggataaaataaaagctgattttatgtttttgcatcattatatcagaaggagccacttcacaatctggaaaaaatctaaaaaatatctgggtgaaggtatcccctcttgggtggtaccatttgaagtgatcgatccgagagctatctacaatgaagaacaatgtctaccatataaagagatattgattatggaacaaaaaatgataagaattaaaacggGGGCCTCCTTGTTCTCTCAATAGAACATTGATGAAGTATGGAGCCATTCTGTCCACTGGAAGTTCCAACGCTTGTGCTGTAGTTGGTTGACTGAATCTGAAATATTGAAGGTCTGTAAGTGCATGACTGAATTAGAGTgttattctcacatccctatggaacactgcagctgcatttgtggatcatctattatttattttattttgtttatttcaaatttctactccgccctccctgtaagcgggctcagggcggataacaacatattaaaatataataaaaaatcatctatgttaaaacatcattaaaacagcagtgtatttctattaatacacatttaaaacaggatggtgaacagccttcacagggagggttaagattttatacactgcattttttcaggccggcagaggcccagcctcagccatacgcctggtggaacaactctgtcttgcaggtcctgtcaatctcctccacaaagagtggactgaaatgatcaaatattggccctgaAGATGGCAAAGGGTTCtccagctcattcactgaatcaactgtggctggcaagtcatggtggagaaacaagattttatcagcaaaaaagctcccaaaagactcacagctaatatccgaattcaaaatttgacggcctccctctggcaaggagaccaatgaccgaaccacattaaacaattttgccaggtgtgagctagctgatgcgatggaggctgtataaaactctttctacagtggagaaccttctcCACTACCTACTTTACTGTCCATTATACAGTgtgcccagagctaaattctaggccagaatcctaccagccacaaacacatactctgaaatggAGAAGATAGTGTTCTTGTTATCTGACACAGATAGTTATCATGTGTcttacagagtctctcagtttgcactcgcagccaaactgCATCTACTGGCataactgaatttaaaaaataaaataaactcaaCCCAATTTCCTTCATATagcagaaagagaggaaagaaagctGGAAAACTCCTGAGGGAGCTGGACAGACTGTATGGGGTTGTCTGGCTGACTCGTTGGAGTGACGCGGGCAGTGGGAAGGGTACATGCTTGTGATATCAGCAGCATCACTGACATCActccacctggaagtgacaatgaaTAGCTTTAGGAATACCCAGAAATTCTATTGTAGTGACTTCGGTAACATCTCGTTTTTGGGggtttatttttcttccactgcagcATAGAGCGGTGACAGGCATGAGTCTTGCCTGTGGCAGGCCTGGCAAATCTAGGACTCGACCATTTCATGTTGGGTGGGGGATAACATCTCATCTTCATAAAAtcttctcttttaaaataaaacttcaaAGAAACAGTGCTACAATGTCTTGAGATAAACCTGAGAATTCATCGTTTAGAGGGAAATGCTTACAACTGTGAGACAGTCAAAATAGCACTCTTATCTCAAGTAATTTACACCCATTCCCTCCTGGGCCTGTACTGCTGGCCTGGTCTAAGAAGTCCCTATGCGTTCAACACATTCCCCACATCTGCTCACCTAGATAGTGAGAAGGCACATGTGTGAAGTACATGTGCTCTTCGGCATCGTGCCAGAAAATGATACCAAGCAATGCAACACAGAAGCTATGGGTTGCactggggtggaggtgggaggtGATTGGCTAAAAATCACCCCCAATACTAAGTAGCTTCCCAAACATCCATAGCTTTcatgttgcaccagaaaatgacatcattttctagcaTGACTGGTGGTACTGCCCCCACCCATGGTTTGGCCTCTGGGAGATCTGGCACCCCTGATTTGGAAGCACAATCTTATTTCTCCAAACCAGCGTTCAGACTCTGTGGGGGACTgaaaggaagaacatgttcatgcCCTGACCACTCTGACATAATCCCTCCTGTTCCATCTTCCTCCAGATGGTCTTTGAAAGTGGCTTCAAGTAGCAATTTACTTCTAAAAAATTGCTTTGCACAACCCATCCCTCAACTTTTCAAGATTTCTGGATCTGGTCCCAATAATTCTCTatcaaatgccaaaacagccctggaaaagggccctgccccctccgtCTGCCTTttaaccaagcctggaatactggccaaAGTGTTATGGTTACCTAATAACAGCCACtgaggcatctggttaaagctacagtagctccttttataatgtttttaaccTCTCCCCATAGTTTGTTTTTGGTTTTAGATTTTAATCCAGGGATatttttcaagtgtgtaggaagatctgtcttgctcATTCATGGGTCctatctctggatttaagtatcctcagatctgggccacttggctattaatagatgatgatgatgatgatgatgtaccatcaagtcacaggtgaCACACAGTGACTACATAAAGTTTCAGCTCATTgagtcttcaaggcaagagattaacagaagtggttttctgttgccttccactgcattgcaaccctggtcttcaaaggtgatctcccacccaagtattaaccatggctgaccctcaTGGCAAGTTCCACCATAAGCTATGCATTTTATGACCTCTATATAATCTCAATAAGGGATATACAGGATGTTAGGCAATTTCTGTGTTGGTAAGCTTAAAGAACCTCCCTAGCCCATTTTGTTACATTGAAGACCTCAAGAGGCTGAAGTAACAAACAAATGCTCAGTGACTGAGAAGAACATTCCAAAGGGATTGAAGCAGCCCTTACGGAGAAGGTAGACTGTCTTTATTATCTTCCTGAATCCAGAAACATTTGACATCACATGGAAAAAATCATCAACCTGCTATCCTTTTCCTAATGCTGAGACTGAGAATACCAACTTAGGACGCTGAACAAGCCAAGGTGTGTTTGGTTCTGTTTTTAGAAGGCTTTAAACATTGGCTGCAGAATAGCCTCTTGAAGTAGCTTAGGAACTGGAATTTAGGACATGCTTTGTGTGCTTGTAAAGGATCCTTGGCATTTCCATTTCCTGTTGTTTCCGGTCAAAGTAGAGATGCAGCTGGGCTAGATGAACTGTTTGTCTGACTCAGCATAAAGCCGCTTCTCTCCCAATTTTACAGTCCAGACCAGGACCACTTTGGGAAAGATGGGCAATGGGAACAATATCTGTCCTCCCCCTTACTGAGACTCTGATCTGCATCAGCAGCAAGTTAAACAGCGTGCTTCCACCCAGCAATGTCTATGATCTGTGTATGCTGTGGCGTATATGTCCTAAAGATTTTAATTTATGCAGGAGaatcttctctgttttatcctagtgacaaccctgtgaggcaggttatgcTGAGCAATGGATAGGGCAACCCTAAGAaccctttcctaggagtaagccccattggatAGAGCTGAGTAGGACTCTGAGGTgcccctgcttaggattgctcttgaAGTAATGGAGGGGGCAttcctaagcaggcctactcagaagtaagtcccaagGTATTCTGTGGTGatttctcccaggaaagtgtcctcagGATTCCAGTCGGAATGACTGCCCTCCCCAGCTGTTGTTCCTGCTGTTTTACAGATAGGGAATTCGAGTTGTTCCTTGTTCTCATAGCAGAGGATCAAACTTCAGTGAGAGGAGATAATGCTGAGCTATGACCTGATATAAGGAAGCTTTATACGTGAAGCTTCTGACTGATGGGTGAATTCCTTTTTAGGGTTTCCATTTGTTGCATTAGAAAGCCATTTGAAACTCATCCACCACAGCTGTTGAAGATCATCGGACAGAAGCACGGAAAGTCCTGTTATGAAGGGGTTTTATTTTTTGAGAAATCAACTTGTTTTAGTTTTTGTCAAGGGCTTGCTTGAAGTGGATTCACTGCTTAGCTGCTCTGTCAGAGGGGAAGAGTAAACGTTTCAGCGCTTCAGTGCATGCATCTGATCTGTCCATGGAGGGACACTGAGAATACAGTTTATAAATGTTGCATGTTGTTTCTAGAACCCATATCTTCATCCTTGTGAAGACAAAAGCAGTGGGGAGAGAGGGatttggagacaaaaaaaaaagcctagagtggggtctccttctttagaggtttttaagcagaggtcaGATGTCTATCTGAAAGCAATGTTGactctatgactcagtatgaatttagacagagcatgagagggaaggcaggaagggagaagCCGGTGCTAGGCTCTCGTCGCCCTTTCTCATATGTCCAGTGTAATGCCGAACACCACATTGGGAACAGGAAGGAATctccctccaggccagattggccgaggaatcctggaggttttgtaccttcctctgggcatagagcagaggtCATTGGGGAAGTAGCAGGGAGGAAACTGTGAATTTCATGCTTTATgcaggggttgggctagatgacccttacGATACCTTCCTGCTCCATGTTTCGATGTCCCTGATGAAACTGGCACCTTCCTATCTTTGCTTGTAATTCAGGATAATGCGCCCACACTCACTCACACGTACACTATGCTGACCTCAAGTCTTTGATGAGTTGCGAAAAACTCATTCAACTCAGATTACTTACATTGGAatcctatgcaaaattatttctttCTAGCCCCATTGACTTTAAATGACTTGGAAAAGTATAAGTTTGCTTAGGATTGGCCTGTCAATCCACTTGGTCCTCAGGTCCATTGGGTTCTCTAGATGAGGAACACATTTTGGGTTATCTTCCCTCTCTTCTCCAAGCTTAGGATGTGAATTTCATGAATCTATTCTCTTTTCCAAATTTCTAGCAGAGAGGTTGCGGAATCTCCTTTTAAGAGTCAGTTTTAATTCTTAGTGACAGACCAAGCTGGGAAGAAAGTGAGTGTCCCACGGAGTCAAGAGCAGTGTTTTTTAGAAAGGACGGAGGAATAAGGTACAGCTCTACTTATTCACAAACCTCAGGTATGTAACAAAATTAACACAGACACATGCACTTTACTTCGGATGTGTGTCCTCATATACATCACATCTCCCCACCAGTAGTGTTAACAACAATGGTAGAAACTATCTGACAGGTCTCAGTTATTTTTAAGGAGACCAAAGAAGGTTGCATTTTCAGTGGTGTgactcagattttaaaaaatgccaatgtgcacccttctcctcctcctcctcctcctcctcgcccctGTTCTTAGACCATCTGACTCAAAGATGAATAGTTCATGTagattcttttttgttgttgttaaaatcattggattcccccacccccaaaaggttTTCTGATAAAAAGAACTGTCAATACATGGAATAATAGACTATTTAAATATAATTTACAAAGATTTTTTTCACCAACACTTAACTTTTTACACAAACAAGTTCCAGTTTTTCCTAAATTATTAATATTGGCAACTAAGCTGAATATTCAATGTAATTTTACTCACAAGTCTCACTTctgaacattctatttatataatttatattaaGCATTCACTGACAACACCAAACCCCTAAGAGGGAAAAAATATTTCCTTAATTGTTGGTCAGGACCCCTTCACGAAGTGTGAGGGCAAATGTTAGGTCCTGAGTTATatgagttttctttaaaaaataacattaacaCATTTGCATTATCTGAATCTAGTGTTGAAGCACTGCTTACAGAATCATTACctatattaaaaacaacattcaatttatataccactcttcaggacaacttaatacccactctaagagcagtttacaaagtatgttattattatccccacaacaatctccctgtgaagtgagtggggctgagagagctctggtgATTGACCCATGGTTACCCAGATGGCTTCAGTAGAGAAGTCGAGAATCAAACCAGAttagtcccactgctcttaacatCTACAGTGTACagtctacaccaaactgtctttcATTCAAAATTCTTGCTTATATCTCTCGCATGTAAAATTATAACCGCTGTGTATTTTACATATTTTGTATATAAGTTACCATTGTGAACACTTTGTACCTCTCTCATGAGCTCTCTTATGAACACACATAAGAGATACTTTGAAGTAAAAGAACtttggaggaggaagaagaaagagattATGCTATTTGGACGAGATCATGATGTTTACTtaagtagggttgctaacctccaggtgaggctcgGAATTACAACGCATgtcctgactacagagatcccctggagaaaatggctgccttggagggtggattctataacTGAGGTCTCCCCAGTTCCCAAATTTTGCTGTCTCCAGGGTCCACCAttggttggcaatcctagttaacTGGTCTGATTAGCGTTCACATAAGCCTTAGGGAAGCAAAGTCCAGGGTAGTTTCTTTAGGGTAGTTgcatactactaataataatgttcaatttatataccacccttcaggacaatttaacgcccactcagagtggtttacaaagtatgttataattatccccacaacaatcacccttcaAAGTGGacgaggctgagagagctctgaaagagctgtgactgacccaagatcacccagctggcttcaagtggaggagtggggaatcaaaactggttctccggattacaggcctgccactcttaaccactacaccaaactggctctcctcaaTCTTTCAATGTTTCTCATTCTCTGCAGGAAGACGCCTCGATGGGTACTCATAATTTCAATATTAGTACAGATTTCATCTTGGAGGGACTCTCCAATGACCACCAGACACAGATTCTACTCTTTGTGGTCATTCTCCTCGTCTATATATTTACCCTTGTGGGGAATGCAGGCATCATCTTATTGGTACAGACGGACTCCCAACTGCACACACCTATGTACTTCTTCCTTACACAACTCTCAAGTGTGGAGATCTGTTATGTCAACAGCACCATCCCCCAGATACTTGCGCACCTTCTAGTGGGTCATGCAGAATTATCTTTAATCCGTTGTGCGTTGCAGATGTACACAGCTTTGGCCATGGCAACTGCTGAAGCACTTCTGCTGGGCGTCATGGCCTATGACCGTTACTTAGCCATCTGCCATCCCTTCGTGTACATCACTGCCATGGGAAGAAGGTACCAGGTCCAGCTTGCCTCAGCCTGCTGGATAAGTGGGCTTTGTGGTGGAGTCATATGTGTGAGCCTGACCTTTAGCCACCCGTTCTGTGGCCCATGCTGCGTCAAACATTTTATCTGTGAAATGCCGATGGTGTTGAAACTTGCATGCGATGATTCCCATATTACAGAAATCCTCATTTTTGTATTTGCAGCAATTGTTGTGCTTTGTCCTGTTTCGGTTATCTTGACTTCCTACGGACTCATTCTGTTGTCTTTGTTCCAAAAGCAGTCAGTTAGTGCATTGCGCAAGGCATTCTCTACATGTAGCTCCCATCTAGCAGTGGTCACCATGTTTTACGGCAGTGCCACTTTTGTCTATATTGCACCACGGATAAGTGCAGCTCCTGGTGATGACAAGCAGGCTGCTGTGTTTTATCTTGTGGTCACCCCTCTTCTGAACCCTATCATATACACTCTGCGGAACAAGGATGTCCATGCGGCAATGGCCAAAGTGCTACGAAAATGGCGCTTTCAGAGAAAAGATGAATGCTGACAGTAGTCTGAGGGTACAAAAGTGGCAAGCTTGAATACTGTAAATGAGGTTCTTTAcaatgcaatcccaagcagagttactccagtataagcccattgatgtcCATGGGCTTACATTGGAGATAAGTTTTGGTTTGCGCTGTTAGTATTGAATAGTTCAAAGGAAGTCAAAAGATTGCAGATTGCAGATGTTGACTGGGTATGGCagtctttctctcagcctaatcaagTGTTGAGATGACTTTGAAATTCATAACCTTTTGCTCAGCTCTTCAGCTAAGCTGTGGAACCGCTGAGTCTGCTGGCCTGCCTTGGCTTCTACTGTGATGGGATGTCCGTGAAACATTCCAGGAGACCTTGAGAATAGCTGAAACTGAACAAGTAAATTGAAATAATTCGAACACGAGTTCCTTCTTACAGCAGAATATGCTGCAACAGAAGTGGCAGAGTTCTGAGATTATTGAATAACCTATTCATGTTGTGTGTgtctggaggaggggggaggggaaagatgcAATTTATATGGAATCTTTACCTCTCAGaaaaacagaaaaccagcacCATAGGAAGAAGTATAGCCTAGAACTGAGAGGGAGACTTTTAAGAAAGATGAAGTACTATCCCTCACTTGCAGCTCAAAATGGAACTATTCATTTATTAACTTCAAGACAGACCTCTTTGCTGAAGGTTTTGGGGTTGATGATGAAGCCCATATTTTGCGTACAGACGGCCCCAATGGAGTCACTGGCATCGACTTCAAAGAATCTCAAGTAGCAGGTTGTCACGGTTATACCTAGAAATATAGGCAAAGTGTTGcaggatttgaccaagaaaatgATAGATGTCTTTGCACACACAAATGCTGCTAGCTTGGCCCTACACCTAGACATGTCAAGAAGGGTGTCTTGAGACTAGAAGAAAGCAGCCTTGGAGAGGAGCAAGAGACTTGAGTAACACAGTCATATGGCCTTGTATAGATTACAAGAGTCATCCAACCCACGTCAATAAATACTATGTGTTGACACCTAGGCACAAAGAACATCTCAAAATGAcgggaatgtctaacttcacagaatgGAGACGTAATTCAATGATGGGTGTATTGGTTGAGGTCCCAAAGATATTTACCTGTATCAGAAACTTGTagtcactaattttacatagacaaTTTTTTGAAATAATATATAGCAAGAATGACCTAGCAATTCTTATAtgttttaagaagatgtttcaaatatagacaACCTTGTGTGCCATTTGTTAAAATTTGTTAAAAAAGAATGCGAGCCCTTTTGAAGTGTGACAGTtcgttattgttaggagatgattcTAAACTCTGTAAGTATGAGAAGCTGAAGTGATCTGTTGCACCTTCCTAGAAACGGTTCCTGAGTGTGACCTGCTTATcgttgggtaagatactttcatGGACTCATTTAATTGGTCTCCTTTAATGGTTTATGTTGCTATAATGGaaggggttttttgttgttgttgattgacctaatattaagaatgctgaataattatgtctcaataataaaggcttaaaatggaagcagggaTTGTGTAATTGTCTTACTTGTGCACAAGTGTGATAGTGACATCTACTTGTTGAAGCCCTCACGAACCAAGACAGCTAAGAAGTCCCTCCTCCTTCAGATACTGAATCCATTTCTTTCACGTCTgaatgtggcatttttaaattgtcAGTCGAACCACAGGAAAAATCCAAAAACATCTGTAGCATGCaacctttttattaggaccaatcacCCAGGAACACGCTCAAATGTTTTACTTCCTTATTTCCTCAGGCTAGATGTTGGTACAAAATATTGGGGTAGgtgggagagaaaagagaaaagattaTGTTGAAAGAGCTGAAATGATGTTAGGAGACGGATCCTCAATGTAGTTCCAGCTCATGGGAGTTACAATTCAGTAGACTGTCTGAGGTGGTTTTCCTTTGCATTCCTCTGCACAGCCCCCCTGGTCTTCCTAGGTGGTTTTCCAACCAAGCACTCATCACCAGGGACAGCCagtttagcttcagagatctgacaaaatGGATCATATACAATACATTTTTTTGACCTCAAATAGAGATGTAGAAAAATGTCTTTGTTGAAAAGTTTAAAGaaactccccctcccatcttgttAAATCAAAGGCTCCAGACCCAAGAGGCTGAAATAACAAACGAACTCTCAACGGAGAGGAACATTTCAAAGGGATTGAATGTTGACAGTCTATATTATCATCTTGAAAACAGAAACATTTGACATCATGTGGAAAATAATCATCACCGGGCTGTCCTTTTCCTAATGCTGAGAATACTTAGGAAGCTGAAGAAGCCGAGGTATGTCCGCTTCTATTCTCCAGCATTGGCTGGAGAAGAATTCTCAATGTAGCTTAGGAATTGGAATTTGGGACG encodes the following:
- the LOC129339631 gene encoding olfactory receptor 10C1-like, which encodes MGTHNFNISTDFILEGLSNDHQTQILLFVVILLVYIFTLVGNAGIILLVQTDSQLHTPMYFFLTQLSSVEICYVNSTIPQILAHLLVGHAELSLIRCALQMYTALAMATAEALLLGVMAYDRYLAICHPFVYITAMGRRYQVQLASACWISGLCGGVICVSLTFSHPFCGPCCVKHFICEMPMVLKLACDDSHITEILIFVFAAIVVLCPVSVILTSYGLILLSLFQKQSVSALRKAFSTCSSHLAVVTMFYGSATFVYIAPRISAAPGDDKQAAVFYLVVTPLLNPIIYTLRNKDVHAAMAKVLRKWRFQRKDEC